The window TTGCCCTGTACTGCTTTAAAACGTGGGTTTGATTTACAAATTACAAATAAACGACCGCGACGCTTTACGATTTGGCAATCAGGGTGGCGTTTTTTCGCGCTTTTTAATGAACTTAATACTTGCATTATTTGCTTCCTAATTTACCAAAACGCTTATTGAACTTAGCAATACGGCCGTCAGATTGAGCAGCGCGTTGCTTACCTGTGTAAAACGGGTGCGATTCACTCGATACATCTATCGCTACATAAGGGTATGTTTTACCTTGATAATCGATTGTGCGATCGGTTTTGATGGTTGAACCAACTAAAAAATATGCATCTGCTGCTGTGTCGTGAAAAACCACTTTTCCGTAATCAGGGTGGATACCAGGTTTCATATAAGCTCC of the Pseudoalteromonas spongiae UST010723-006 genome contains:
- the ykgO gene encoding type B 50S ribosomal protein L36, whose translation is MQVLSSLKSAKKRHPDCQIVKRRGRLFVICKSNPRFKAVQGKGKKKK
- a CDS encoding type B 50S ribosomal protein L31 — translated: MKPGIHPDYGKVVFHDTAADAYFLVGSTIKTDRTIDYQGKTYPYVAIDVSSESHPFYTGKQRAAQSDGRIAKFNKRFGKLGSK